The Meriones unguiculatus strain TT.TT164.6M chromosome 6, Bangor_MerUng_6.1, whole genome shotgun sequence genome has a window encoding:
- the Dag1 gene encoding dystroglycan 1, with translation MRMSVDMWLLHPLWGRTFLLLLSVAVAHSHWPSEPSEAVRDWKNQLEASMHSVLSDFRETVPTVISIPDGLAVVGRSFRVSIPTDLIASSGEVVKVSAAGKEALPPWLHWDPHSHTLEGLPLDTDKGVHYISVSAARLGANGSHVPQTSSVFSIEVYPEDHNEPRSVRAPSSDPGEGVPSACAADEPVTVLTVILDADLTKMTPKQRIDLLNRMQSFSEVELHNMKLVPVVNNRLFDMSAFMAGPGNAKKVVENGALLSWKLGCSLNQNSVPDIRGVETPAREGAMSAQLGYPVVGWHIANKKPTLPKRIRRQIHATPTPVTAIGPPTTAIQEPPSRIVPTPTSPAIAPPTETMAPPVRDPVPGKPTVTIRTRGAIIQTPTLGPIQPTRVSEAGTTLPGQIRPTMTIPGYVEPTAVVTPPTTTTKKPRVSTPKPATPSTDSSTTTTRRPTKKPRTPRPVPRVTTKAPITRLETASPPTRIRTTTSGVPRGGEPNQRPELKNHIDRVDAWVGTYFEVKIPSDTFYDNEDTTTDKLKLTLKLREQQLVGEKSWVQFNSNSQLMYGLPDSSHVGKHEYFMHATDKGGLSAVDAFEIHVHKRPQGDKAPARFKARLAGDPAPVVNDIHKKIALVKKLAFAFGDRNCSTITLQNITRGSIVVEWTNNTLPLEPCPREQIVGLSRRIADENGKPRPAFSSALEPDFKAVSVAVAGSGSCRHLQFIPAAPPSPGASAAPATEVPDGDPERSSEDDVYLHTVIPAVVVAAILLAAGVIAMICYRKKRKGKLTLEDQATFIKKGVPIIFADELDDSKPPPSSSMPLILQEEKAPLPPPEYPNQSVPETTPLNQDTVGEYTPLRDEDPNAPPYQPPPPFTAPMEGKGSRPKNMTPYRSPPPYVPP, from the exons ATGAGGATGTCTGTGGACATGTGGCTACTGCACCCCCTCTGGGGAAGGACCTTTCTCCTCTTGCTGTCTGTGGCTGTGGCTCACTCCCACTGGCCCAGCGAACCCTCCGAGGCCGTGAGGGACTGGAAGAACCAGCTTGAGGCATCCATGCACTCAGTGCTCTCAGACTTCCGTGAGACTGTTCCCACCGTGATTAGCATTCCTGATGGCTTGGCTGTTGTTGGGCGCTCATTTCGAGTGAGCATTCCCACAGATTTAATTGCCTCCAGTGGAGAAGTCGTCAAG GTGTCTGCAGCAGGGAAGGAGGCCTTGCCACCTTGGCTGCACTGGGACCCACACAGCCACACGTTGGAAGGCCTTCCTCTCGACACTGATAAAGGCGTCCATTACATCTCTGTGAGTGCGGCGCGCCTGGGAGCCAATGGGAGTCATGTCCCCCAGACGTCCAGTGTATTTTCTATCGAGGTCTACCCTGAAGACCACAATGAGCCTCGGTCTGTACGGGCACCTTCATCAGACCCTGGTGAAGGAGTGCCATCCGCCTGTGCTGCTGATGAGCCGGTGACTGTCCTTACAGTGATTCTGGATGCCGACCTCACCAAGATGACCCCAAAGCAAAGGATTGATCTCCTCAACAGAATGCAGAGCTTCTCAGAAGTAGAACTGCACAACATGAAGTTGGTGCCTGTAGTCAATAATAGACTATTTGACATGTCAGCCTTCATGGCTGGCCCGGGAAATGCAAAGAAAGTGGTAGAGAATggagccctgctgtcctggaagcTAGGCTGCTCCTTGAACCAGAATAGTGTGCCTGACATTCGTGGTGTAGAAACCCCTGCTAGGGAGGGTGCAATGTCTGCCCAGCTTGGTTACCCTGTGGTGGGTTGGCACATTGCCAATAAGAAGCCCACTCTCCCCAAACGAATCCGGAGGCAGATTCATGCTACACCTACACCTGTTACTGCCATTGGACCCCCAACCACGGCCATCCAGGAGCCACCGTCTAGGATAGTGCCTACCCCCACATCTCCAGCCATTGCACCTCCAACGGAGACCATGGCTCCTCCTGTCAGGGATCCTGTTCCTGGGAAGCCCACGGTCACCATTCGGACTCGAGGTGCCATTATTCAGACTCCAACCCTGGGCCCTATCCAGCCTACTCGGGTGTCAGAGGCTGGCACCACGCTTCCTGGCCAGATTCGCCCAACAATGACCATTCCTGGCTATGTAGAGCCCACAGCAGTTGTTACTCCTCCAACAACTACCACCAAGAAGCCACGAGTATCCACGCCAAAACCAGCAACGCCTTCAACTGATTCCTCAACCACCACAACTCGAAGGCCAACCAAAAAACCGCGGACACCCCGACCAGTGCCACGGGTCACCACCAAAGCACCCATCACCAGATTGGAGACGGCATCCCCACCTACTCGCATCCGTACCACCACCAGTGGAGTGCCCCGTGGGGGAGAACCTAACCAGCGGCCAGAGCTCAAGAACCACATTGACAGGGTGGATGCCTGGGTGGGCACCTACTTTGAGGTAAAGATTCCATCAGACACCTTCTATGACAACGAGGACACCACTACCGACAAGCTCAAGCTGACCCTGAAGCTGCGGGAGCAGCAGCTGGTAGGCGAGAAATCTTGGGTTCAGTTTAACAGCAACAGCCAACTCATGTATGGCCTGCCAGACAGCAGCCATGTAGGAAAACATGAGTATTTCATGCATGCTACAGACAAAGGGGGCCTTTCTGCTGTGGACGCCTTTGAGATCCATGTTCACAAGCGCCCACAAGGGGACAAGGCTCCTGCACGGTTCAAGGCCAGGCTTGCAGGTGACCCAGCGCCAGTGGTGAATGACATCCACAAGAAAATTGCTTTGGTAAAGAAGCTAGCTTTTGCCTTTGGGGATCGAAACTGCAGCACCATCACCCTTCAGAACATCACCCGTGGCTCTATTGTGGTTGAATGGACCAACAACACACTGCCCCTGGAGCCCTGCCCCAGGGAGCAGATCGTAGGGCTGAGCCGAAGGATTGCTGATGAAAACGGGAAACCTCGGCCTGCCTTCTCCAGTGCTCTGGAGCCCGACTTTAAGGCTGTGAGTGTTGCTGTGGCCGGCTCTGGCAGCTGTCGGCACCTACAGTTTATCCCGGCGGCACCCCCCTCTCCTGGAGCCTCAGCGGCACCAGCCACAGAGGTCCCGGATGGGGACCCTGAGAGGAGCAGTGAGGACGATGTCTACCTGCACACAGTCATCCCAGCTGTCGTGGTCGCGGCCATCCTGCTCGCTGCCGGGGTCATTGCTATGATCTGCTACCGCAAGAAGCGGAAGGGCAAGCTGACCCTTGAGGACCAGGCCACCTTTATCAAGAAGGGGGTGCCTATCATCTTTGCGGATGAGCTGGACGACTCCAAGCCCCCACCCTCCTCCAGCATGCCGCTCATCCTGCAGGAAGAGAAGGCTCCCCTCCCACCTCCTGAGTACCCCAACCAGAGCGTGCCCGAGACCACTCCTCTGAACCAGGACACTGTGGGAGAGTACACACCCCTGCGGGATGAGGATCCTAACGCACCTCCCTACCAGCCACCCCCACCCTTCACAGCTCCCATGGAGGGCAAGGGCTCCCGTCCCAAGAACATGACCCCATACCGATCACCCCCTCCGTATGTCCCCCCTTAA